In Mycobacterium gallinarum, a single window of DNA contains:
- a CDS encoding serine/threonine-protein kinase, with product MGSPNGGTRVGTQFGPYELQALIGEGGMGEVYRAYDTVRERLVAIKLLRTEVAADQGFQQRFRRESRVAARLQEPHVIPVHDFGDIDGVLYIDMRLVEGASLKDELRVKGALPPTRAVSIISQVAAALDAAHGNGLVHRDIKPENVLLTSDDFAYLVDFGIAHGGGEANVTSTGLVIGSCAYMAAERFSGGRGGPAADVYSLTCLLYECLTGRAPFEAGDVRQMMGAHMFSPPPRPSIMRRGINRAFDDVVAKGMAKQPNDRYPTAGELAKAAAAAMTDSTPAPSPMPPAPSNTRQFSALDPNPARTGYQRPHGPVPPPVPSAKKSRFSPTQVALLAATIAMFTVAVVLATVLVFGDRDGGSAPQTKLALPTPSTTTVTTTPTDEESPSTTTPTTTSPSARSEPISGVSGTDAQGFVGRTARCDAGSTPAAAIRTSNSIAVVCESAPGTYYYRGERLRDGANLQLSNAVPSGGGFTAVNPADGARYEVQPDMLTILSRGGVDSAEPALEYGADQR from the coding sequence ATGGGTTCCCCGAACGGCGGCACTCGCGTGGGTACGCAATTCGGCCCGTATGAGCTTCAAGCGCTGATCGGCGAAGGCGGCATGGGCGAGGTGTACCGCGCCTACGACACGGTCAGAGAACGCCTGGTGGCGATCAAGCTGCTGCGTACGGAGGTAGCCGCAGACCAGGGCTTTCAGCAGCGGTTTCGCCGCGAGTCCCGCGTCGCCGCGCGGCTGCAGGAACCGCATGTCATCCCGGTGCACGACTTCGGCGATATCGACGGCGTCCTCTACATCGACATGCGCCTCGTCGAGGGCGCCAGCCTGAAGGACGAGTTGCGGGTCAAGGGCGCGCTCCCGCCGACCCGCGCGGTGTCGATCATCAGCCAGGTTGCGGCTGCCCTGGACGCGGCGCACGGCAACGGTCTGGTGCACCGCGACATCAAGCCGGAGAACGTGTTGCTGACGTCCGACGACTTCGCCTATCTGGTCGACTTCGGCATTGCGCATGGCGGCGGTGAGGCGAACGTGACGAGCACCGGGCTGGTCATCGGGTCGTGTGCCTACATGGCGGCGGAGCGGTTCAGCGGAGGCCGCGGTGGGCCCGCCGCGGACGTCTACTCGCTGACCTGCCTGCTCTACGAGTGTCTGACCGGCCGCGCCCCGTTCGAGGCGGGAGATGTGCGGCAGATGATGGGTGCGCACATGTTCTCGCCGCCCCCGCGGCCGAGCATCATGCGCAGGGGGATCAACCGCGCGTTCGACGACGTCGTCGCGAAGGGCATGGCGAAGCAGCCGAACGACAGGTATCCGACTGCCGGTGAGCTGGCAAAAGCGGCTGCCGCGGCGATGACGGATTCGACGCCGGCGCCATCACCGATGCCACCCGCGCCGAGCAATACCAGGCAGTTCTCGGCGCTCGACCCGAACCCGGCGCGGACGGGCTACCAGCGGCCGCACGGTCCGGTGCCGCCACCCGTCCCGTCGGCCAAGAAGTCGCGGTTCAGCCCGACGCAGGTGGCGCTGCTGGCAGCGACGATCGCGATGTTCACAGTGGCGGTGGTGCTCGCGACGGTGCTGGTTTTCGGCGACCGCGACGGCGGGTCGGCACCGCAGACCAAGCTCGCGCTGCCGACACCCTCGACGACGACGGTCACGACCACGCCGACGGACGAGGAGTCGCCGTCGACCACCACTCCCACCACGACGTCGCCGTCGGCCAGATCCGAACCCATTTCGGGGGTGTCGGGCACAGACGCGCAGGGGTTCGTCGGCCGTACGGCGCGCTGTGATGCGGGCAGCACGCCTGCTGCGGCGATCAGAACGTCGAATTCCATTGCGGTCGTGTGTGAGTCGGCGCCGGGCACCTATTACTACCGTGGTGAGCGGCTGCGCGACGGTGCCAATCTGCAACTGTCCAACGCGGTTCCGTCGGGCGGCGGATTCACTGCGGTCAACCCCGCCGACGGCGCCCGCTACGAGGTGCAGCCCGACATGCTGACCATTCTGAGCAGGGGCGGTGTGGATTCGGCGGAGCCGGCGCTGGAGTACGGCGCGGATCAGCGGTAA
- a CDS encoding cyclic nucleotide-binding domain-containing protein yields the protein MDNRSYERASAEARKQEQQESARRLREFPTFEKFSDDDLKKLVEAAHRTSTSGPWPLIRQHTPSDACYILLSGEAGVYVGHERIALVGPGEIIGESALRRGKLRNATVTTTGRAEVLHIERDDLERLLTEIRALRETLDETVARHVPASATAEPS from the coding sequence ATGGACAATCGCTCGTACGAACGCGCCAGCGCTGAGGCCCGCAAGCAGGAACAGCAGGAGAGTGCCCGCCGGCTGCGCGAGTTTCCGACGTTCGAGAAGTTTTCCGACGACGACCTGAAGAAACTCGTCGAGGCCGCCCATCGCACCTCGACATCTGGGCCGTGGCCGCTGATTCGCCAACACACTCCGTCGGACGCCTGCTACATCCTGCTCAGTGGCGAAGCGGGCGTGTATGTCGGTCACGAGCGCATCGCCCTCGTTGGGCCGGGCGAGATCATCGGCGAATCCGCGCTTCGCCGCGGCAAACTGCGCAACGCGACCGTGACGACGACCGGTAGGGCCGAGGTGTTGCACATCGAGCGTGACGACCTCGAACGCTTGCTCACCGAAATCCGCGCCCTGCGTGAAACGTTGGATGAAACCGTGGCGCGCCACGTACCTGCATCGGCCACCGCCGAACCGAGTTGA
- a CDS encoding serine/threonine-protein kinase — translation MPLAEGDVFAGYTVVRQLGAGGMGEVYLVQHPRLPRYDALKILPVELTTDREYLERFNREADLVARLWHPNIVGVHDRGEYNGQFWITMDFVEGTDAARLLAEHQGGGLPPADVVRIVSGVADALDYAHQQHLLHRDVKPSNILLAQSNSTFSRALLADFGIARSNADTSDLTATNMTVGTVAYAAPEQLMGHALDGRADQYALAATAFHLLTGQQLFQHDNPAVVISNHLTASPPSIGDRIPELSGLGPAFQRALAKAPSDRFDSCSDFAEAMAHGLSEVAQQIGATDQTISAPASGRQNKHIKNGGSSRLRLGLLAAGVAAVLGGAAIAVGVTIANRDEPAPQRPPASAEASAPTSAPVVPVVRIGADCDPLGSAGVATTGQQAYCSRLPSTGDHLWSIYQGPVPNPTATPAPTDEVYPPGIEEQVRVCVGETGKTRIECRRDIRDGNLTGPA, via the coding sequence ATGCCGCTAGCCGAAGGCGACGTTTTCGCAGGGTACACCGTCGTGCGCCAACTGGGCGCGGGCGGCATGGGCGAGGTGTATCTGGTCCAGCACCCGAGGCTGCCCCGATACGACGCTCTGAAGATCTTGCCGGTCGAGCTGACCACCGACCGCGAATACCTCGAGCGCTTCAACCGCGAGGCCGACCTGGTTGCGCGTCTGTGGCACCCGAACATCGTCGGAGTGCACGACCGCGGCGAGTACAACGGTCAATTCTGGATCACGATGGACTTCGTCGAGGGCACCGACGCCGCGCGGCTGCTCGCCGAGCACCAGGGCGGCGGGCTACCGCCCGCGGACGTCGTGCGGATCGTGTCGGGCGTCGCCGACGCGCTGGATTACGCGCACCAGCAGCACCTGCTCCATCGAGACGTCAAGCCGTCGAATATCCTTCTGGCCCAGTCGAACTCCACCTTCAGTCGCGCGCTGCTCGCGGACTTCGGCATCGCACGCTCGAACGCGGATACCTCCGATCTGACGGCCACCAACATGACCGTCGGCACCGTGGCCTACGCGGCGCCTGAACAGCTGATGGGCCACGCGCTCGACGGCCGGGCCGACCAGTACGCACTTGCCGCGACCGCCTTCCACCTTCTCACCGGCCAACAGCTGTTCCAGCACGACAACCCGGCGGTGGTGATCAGCAATCACCTCACGGCCAGCCCGCCGTCGATCGGCGACCGCATCCCCGAACTATCCGGATTGGGCCCCGCGTTCCAGCGCGCGCTGGCCAAGGCGCCCAGCGACCGCTTCGACTCGTGCAGCGACTTCGCCGAGGCGATGGCTCACGGCCTGTCTGAGGTGGCACAGCAGATCGGAGCCACCGATCAGACGATTTCGGCCCCCGCGTCGGGGCGGCAGAACAAGCACATCAAGAACGGCGGGTCGAGCAGGTTGCGGCTCGGACTGCTGGCAGCGGGTGTGGCCGCGGTGCTCGGCGGCGCGGCGATCGCGGTTGGGGTGACCATCGCGAATCGGGATGAGCCGGCGCCCCAACGTCCACCGGCCAGCGCTGAAGCGTCGGCTCCGACGAGCGCCCCGGTCGTGCCGGTGGTGCGCATCGGTGCGGACTGCGATCCGCTGGGCTCGGCGGGTGTCGCTACGACCGGCCAGCAGGCGTACTGCTCGCGACTGCCGTCAACCGGTGACCATCTATGGTCGATTTACCAAGGCCCGGTACCGAATCCGACCGCCACGCCGGCTCCGACCGACGAGGTGTACCCGCCGGGGATCGAGGAACAGGTGCGGGTGTGTGTGGGTGAAACGGGCAAGACCCGGATCGAGTGCCGCAGGGACATCCGCGACGGCAACCTCACCGGGCCGGCGTAG
- a CDS encoding hemophore-related protein, translating to MRLKAKTLVASGGLLLSMAAGAGTASAQDLAPLLNTTCTYPQVVGALSAQNPAAAGQLTASPSTVAILQQYLVSGPTERQQMLSRLQTMPGAAQYVGLLLGVAATCNSF from the coding sequence ATGCGCTTGAAAGCAAAGACTCTCGTCGCCTCGGGCGGTTTGCTGCTGTCGATGGCCGCCGGCGCCGGAACGGCGTCTGCACAGGATTTGGCCCCGCTCCTCAACACCACCTGCACGTATCCGCAGGTGGTCGGGGCGCTCTCGGCTCAGAACCCAGCCGCTGCGGGCCAGTTGACCGCCTCACCCTCGACCGTCGCCATTCTCCAGCAGTACCTCGTCTCGGGTCCCACCGAGCGCCAGCAAATGCTCTCGCGGCTGCAGACGATGCCGGGCGCCGCACAGTACGTCGGCCTGCTGTTGGGCGTCGCAGCCACCTGCAACAGCTTCTGA
- a CDS encoding TetR/AcrR family transcriptional regulator: MPRPVEIPHPDKSPHAKRGAYHHGDLKRALTDAALQLVQEKGPKGFTLREVARRAGVSAAAPYRHFADKAQLLAAVATQGFLQLHEVLDATIAANDDLAEQALAMGREYVRWAVTHPDYYQVMFGAELDKTESPEVIAAGIRAFDDLLDTIVRCQQAGLLAAGDPRATAGPIWSLLHGISMLTIGSDLAHVGIDEETEALTERSLRQMMF, from the coding sequence ATGCCACGTCCAGTGGAAATTCCCCATCCCGACAAGTCCCCGCACGCCAAGCGGGGCGCCTACCACCACGGAGATCTCAAGCGCGCACTGACCGATGCGGCGTTGCAGTTGGTTCAGGAGAAGGGCCCGAAGGGCTTCACGCTGCGCGAGGTCGCCCGGCGCGCGGGCGTCAGCGCTGCCGCGCCCTATCGACACTTCGCCGACAAGGCACAGCTGCTGGCCGCGGTGGCCACGCAGGGGTTCCTCCAACTGCACGAGGTGTTGGATGCCACGATCGCCGCCAACGACGACCTCGCCGAGCAAGCACTCGCGATGGGCAGGGAGTACGTGCGGTGGGCCGTCACCCATCCCGACTACTACCAGGTGATGTTTGGTGCCGAACTCGATAAGACGGAGAGCCCCGAGGTGATCGCCGCCGGGATACGTGCCTTCGACGATCTACTCGACACAATCGTGCGGTGCCAGCAGGCCGGCCTGCTGGCCGCCGGCGATCCGCGCGCGACCGCAGGCCCTATTTGGTCGCTGCTGCACGGCATTTCGATGCTCACAATCGGCAGCGATCTCGCCCATGTCGGCATCGACGAGGAAACCGAGGCGCTGACGGAACGTTCGCTGCGCCAGATGATGTTCTGA
- a CDS encoding serine hydrolase domain-containing protein, with protein MKATVRVASLAMCLGLVIGACSSSESTTASETATTSTAANPALKPIDPAAFQAAVEKAAKDLYVPGAMVVLRTPQGEYRAAVGTTELGAQRPPAGGTHFRIASNTKTLTAALIVLLAQDGKLNFTDPVSNYLPDVPDGDKTTIADLLKMRSGLYNYTEAPELAESLDSNPVKAWTPQEALAIAFAQPREFAPGAEYMYDNTNYVVLGVIAEKVGGRPLAEQFKQRLFGPVGISQTSLPAIDDTSIPAPYSHGYMYGESKYALADIPYPSEMQAEMRSGALKPIDYTYQNPSYATAAGGAISTADDLAKWIKALVSGKVFDSDYQQQWLDSLQIEDADSPGGQMYGYGISYQRYSPTAQMYYHGGELPGFNSFMGHDPENDVTLVIWTNLTLSPDGATTANALLPKVLNEVYTGMNY; from the coding sequence ATGAAGGCAACGGTTCGGGTCGCGTCACTGGCGATGTGCCTGGGCTTGGTCATCGGCGCCTGCTCGTCGTCGGAGTCGACGACGGCATCGGAGACGGCCACGACGTCGACGGCGGCCAACCCGGCGCTCAAACCCATCGATCCCGCGGCGTTCCAAGCCGCCGTCGAGAAGGCGGCCAAGGACCTTTACGTGCCGGGCGCGATGGTGGTTCTGCGGACCCCGCAGGGGGAATATCGAGCAGCGGTCGGTACGACCGAGCTCGGCGCGCAGCGGCCGCCTGCCGGGGGTACGCATTTCCGGATCGCGTCGAACACCAAGACGCTGACCGCTGCGCTCATCGTGCTGCTCGCGCAGGACGGCAAGCTGAATTTCACTGATCCTGTGTCGAACTACTTGCCTGACGTTCCCGACGGTGACAAGACCACGATCGCCGATCTGCTGAAGATGCGCAGCGGCCTCTACAACTACACCGAAGCACCCGAACTCGCCGAATCCCTCGACTCCAATCCGGTGAAAGCCTGGACGCCGCAAGAGGCGTTGGCGATCGCGTTCGCCCAGCCCCGGGAGTTCGCTCCGGGCGCGGAGTACATGTACGACAACACCAACTACGTGGTGCTGGGCGTCATCGCCGAGAAGGTCGGCGGGCGTCCGCTTGCCGAACAGTTCAAGCAACGCCTGTTCGGCCCGGTCGGCATCAGCCAGACATCGCTTCCGGCGATCGACGACACGTCGATTCCGGCGCCGTACTCACACGGTTACATGTACGGCGAGAGCAAGTACGCGCTGGCCGACATCCCGTACCCGTCGGAGATGCAAGCCGAAATGCGTTCCGGTGCACTCAAACCGATCGACTACACGTATCAGAACCCGTCATACGCCACCGCGGCGGGCGGAGCCATCTCGACAGCCGACGACCTGGCTAAGTGGATCAAGGCGCTGGTATCGGGCAAGGTGTTCGACTCCGACTATCAGCAGCAGTGGTTGGACAGCCTACAAATCGAGGATGCGGATTCACCCGGCGGGCAGATGTACGGATATGGAATCTCGTATCAGCGTTACAGTCCGACCGCGCAGATGTACTACCACGGCGGCGAGCTGCCGGGCTTCAACTCGTTCATGGGTCATGATCCGGAAAACGATGTGACGCTGGTTATTTGGACGAACCTCACGTTGTCACCCGACGGCGCCACGACCGCCAACGCGTTGCTGCCGAAGGTTCTCAACGAGGTCTATACCGGGATGAATTACTAG
- a CDS encoding TetR/AcrR family transcriptional regulator, which translates to MPNRGWSGNPPASDEEAIDRILDVADTIIAERGSAVRIADVARTLGVTRQTVYRYFPGTEELLLASGMRTADGFLDQLAEHTRGLTEPAAAMVEGIAFAVERLAEDAHFANLLRNGNKSGAAVSLTSDTSKAFSRSMLHRCDVDWEKHGYDEAALDELAELGLRTFHSILVDPGEPARDGYVLRRFISRWLGPAIVYPRLTQVMEALQPVSVRPERRRPTAAS; encoded by the coding sequence GTGCCTAATCGCGGCTGGTCGGGCAACCCCCCGGCGTCCGACGAGGAGGCGATCGACCGCATCCTCGACGTGGCCGACACGATCATCGCCGAACGCGGATCCGCGGTGCGGATCGCCGACGTCGCGCGCACGCTCGGTGTCACCCGGCAGACGGTCTACCGCTATTTTCCGGGTACCGAAGAGCTGCTGCTGGCGAGCGGAATGCGCACGGCCGACGGCTTTCTCGACCAACTTGCCGAACACACCAGGGGCTTGACCGAGCCCGCCGCGGCGATGGTCGAAGGCATCGCCTTCGCCGTCGAGAGACTGGCCGAAGATGCGCACTTCGCCAATCTGCTCAGGAACGGCAACAAGAGCGGCGCGGCAGTCTCGCTCACGTCCGACACCTCCAAGGCCTTCAGCCGCTCGATGCTGCACCGCTGCGACGTCGACTGGGAGAAGCACGGTTACGACGAGGCGGCGCTCGACGAGCTCGCCGAGTTGGGGCTGCGTACGTTCCACTCGATACTCGTCGACCCCGGCGAACCCGCGCGTGACGGTTATGTCCTGCGCCGCTTCATCTCTCGATGGCTGGGCCCTGCCATCGTCTACCCGCGGCTGACGCAGGTCATGGAGGCGCTGCAGCCTGTCAGTGTCCGCCCGGAGCGCAGGCGGCCTACTGCCGCTTCCTGA
- a CDS encoding cytochrome P450 encodes MTVDVLCPNVFDAGLPTLDYDVKDTPADVYPRIRQAQAQAPIAIGPFGPEIISHELARTMLRDPRFTIPPGMNLMVQGITSGPLWDKIVNSLLGLDGEPHRRLRSLVSKAFTPRASARMHNTIVEVINDLIDHVAAQGRCDVVTDIARPYPVPIICALLGAPREDWQLFSRWADEIFTAFTFNPDGVDEAFVMRAWGELDDYVDEMVARRRHTPTDDLLSALIRAEDEGDRLNAAELRMLAGGLLLAGTDTTRNQLAGSIDALVDHPDQWALLAENPELAANAVEETIRHSPIGSGTLRTVTEDTDFAGHLFPAGTMVIVNTLAANRDPAVYDDPDRFDLTRSGAPAVLTFGGGIHYCLGANLARLELAEALKIVTRRMTNPSRTGPAPWKPMMELSGPTTLPIEFSSA; translated from the coding sequence ATGACTGTCGACGTGCTCTGCCCCAATGTCTTCGACGCCGGACTCCCGACGCTGGACTATGACGTCAAGGACACGCCCGCAGACGTCTATCCGCGGATTCGCCAAGCACAGGCACAGGCCCCGATCGCCATCGGACCATTCGGGCCCGAGATCATTTCCCACGAGTTGGCGCGGACGATGCTGCGCGACCCGCGCTTCACGATCCCTCCCGGAATGAACCTCATGGTGCAAGGCATCACGTCGGGGCCCCTGTGGGACAAGATCGTCAATAGCCTGCTCGGCCTCGACGGCGAACCGCACCGCCGACTGCGCAGCCTGGTCTCCAAGGCGTTCACCCCCCGCGCCAGCGCGCGCATGCACAACACCATCGTCGAGGTGATCAACGACCTCATCGATCACGTTGCCGCCCAGGGACGTTGCGACGTCGTCACGGATATTGCCCGGCCGTATCCAGTGCCGATCATCTGCGCCCTACTTGGCGCACCCCGCGAGGACTGGCAGCTGTTCTCACGTTGGGCCGACGAGATATTCACTGCGTTCACTTTCAATCCCGACGGTGTCGACGAGGCGTTCGTCATGCGAGCGTGGGGTGAACTCGACGATTACGTCGACGAGATGGTCGCGCGTCGGCGCCACACCCCGACCGACGATCTGCTCTCCGCCCTGATCCGCGCGGAGGACGAAGGTGATCGCCTCAACGCCGCCGAACTGCGCATGCTGGCGGGTGGGCTCCTGCTGGCGGGCACCGACACCACCCGCAATCAACTAGCCGGGTCCATCGATGCGCTTGTCGACCATCCCGACCAGTGGGCGCTGCTCGCGGAGAACCCTGAACTGGCGGCCAACGCGGTCGAAGAGACGATTCGCCATTCGCCGATCGGATCCGGCACCCTGCGCACCGTCACCGAAGACACGGATTTCGCGGGACATCTGTTCCCCGCCGGAACGATGGTGATCGTCAATACGTTGGCGGCCAACCGGGATCCGGCGGTCTACGACGACCCTGACCGCTTCGACCTAACCCGTTCAGGCGCGCCCGCGGTACTGACCTTCGGCGGCGGTATCCACTATTGCCTCGGCGCGAACCTGGCCCGCCTGGAGCTCGCCGAGGCCCTCAAGATCGTGACCCGCCGGATGACCAACCCCTCGCGCACCGGTCCGGCACCATGGAAGCCGATGATGGAATTGAGCGGACCGACGACGCTGCCGATCGAGTTCAGCAGTGCCTAA